From one Neovison vison isolate M4711 chromosome 1, ASM_NN_V1, whole genome shotgun sequence genomic stretch:
- the LOC122901067 gene encoding UL16-binding protein 1-like: protein MELTTAATTLSGRSGLLFLLFLLPLLRGIVAAPAAWFVGARRRGAGTDALLLSYNFSITSQARPGQPWCEIQGQVNGNEYLYYACGSKRVIPVGPWGMKLKDTAFWDTQMEPLEDLGEELRKKLLDIKAEIFTKSGESRGSLTMQGWLMCERGAHGHSRGSWRFVFNEQLTYLFDPENRKWIEIPPGGQQVKDMLESDRELTELLMKIANGDCKRWLQKLREHSNEMQETTGAPATAPPVALVKGTAIRLLTSILHVVVTHSILLVVQGMVL, encoded by the exons ATGGAGCTCACGACCGCCGCCACCACGCTCTCGGGGCGCTCGGGGCTCCTGTTCCTGCTGTTTCTCCTGCCGCTGCTGCGCGGGATCGTGGCGGCGCCGGCCGCGTGGTTCGTGGGCGCGAGACGCCGCGGAGCAGGGACAG ATGCTCTCTTGCTTTCCTACAATTTCTCCATCACATCTCAGGCCAGGCCTGGACAACCGTGGTGTGAGATTCAAGGCCAGGTCAATGGAAATGAGTATCTTTACTATGCCTGTGGAAGCAAGCGGGTCATACCCGTTGGTCCTTGGGGGATGAAGCTGAAGGACACAGCATTTTGGGACACACAGATGGAACCTCTGGAAGACCTGGGGGAAGAGCTCAGAAAGAAACTGCTGGACATCAAAGCTGAGATTTTCACTAAGAGCGGTGAGTCCAGAG gttcTCTCACCATGCAGGGCTGGCTCATGTGTGAGCGTGGGGCCCACGGACACAGCAGAGGATCCTGGCGGTTTGTCTTCAATGAGCAGTTAACCTACCTCTTTGACCCGGAGAACAGAAAGTGGATAGAGATTCCTCCTGGAGGCCAACAGGTTAAGGACATGTTGGAAAGTGACAGAGAGCTGACCGAGCTCCTCATGAAGATCGCGAACGGAGACTGTAAGAGATGGCTCCAGAAACTGCGGGAGCACAGCAACGAGATGCAGGAGACCACAG GAGCACCGGCCACAGCCCCGCCTGTAGCTCTGGTCAAAGGCACAGCCATCAGGCTGCTCACTTCCATCCTCCATGTGGTCGTCACGCACTCAATACTCCTTGTTGTCCAAGGCATGGTCCTTTGA